Proteins from one Embleya scabrispora genomic window:
- the nrdR gene encoding transcriptional regulator NrdR, whose protein sequence is MHCPFCRRADSRVVDSRTTDDGAAIRRRRSCPDCGRRFTTIETASLTVIKRSGVTEPFSRDKVIAGVRKACQGRPVTGDALALLGQRVEEAVRATGCAELTTHDVGLTILGPLRELDEVAYLRFASVYRAFESLEDFEAEVALLRAGRAEPIGPEVPANAADAPAAD, encoded by the coding sequence ATGCACTGCCCCTTCTGTCGGCGAGCGGACAGCCGCGTCGTGGACAGCCGGACCACCGACGACGGGGCCGCCATCCGGCGCCGTCGCTCGTGCCCCGACTGCGGACGACGCTTCACCACGATCGAGACCGCCTCGCTCACGGTGATCAAGCGCAGCGGCGTCACCGAGCCGTTCAGCCGGGACAAGGTCATCGCCGGTGTGCGCAAGGCGTGCCAGGGCCGCCCGGTCACCGGTGACGCGCTGGCCCTGCTAGGCCAGCGGGTCGAGGAGGCGGTGCGGGCCACCGGGTGCGCCGAGTTGACCACCCACGACGTGGGCCTGACCATATTGGGCCCGCTCCGTGAGCTCGACGAGGTCGCCTACCTGCGGTTCGCGTCCGTATACCGGGCCTTCGAGTCCCTGGAGGACTTCGAGGCCGAGGTCGCGCTGCTGCGCGCCGGTCGCGCGGAGCCGATCGGGCCCGAGGTGCCCGCGAACGCGGCGGACGCCCCCGCCGCGGACTGA